The region GCCCGAACATCCATTACCTGGGAGTCAAGTCTTACCAGGAGTTGCCAGCCTACATAAGCGGCTGGCAGGTGGCCCTGCTGCCCTTTGCCCTTAACGCGTCCACAACCTTTATCAGCCCCACCAAAACACCTGAGTACCTGGCGGCAGGCAAGCCCGTGGTATCTACCCCTATCCGGGACGTAGTGCGCCCTTACGGTGAGGAGGGCCTGGTGCACATCGCCGGCACGTCGGCGGCATTCGTGAAAGCCGTGGAGGCGGCCATGACACAGCAGAATGACCAGGCATGGCAGCAAAAGGTGAGCAGCTTTATGCGCGACATGTCTTGGGACCAGACCTGGCGCGCCATGGTAGCGTTGATGGCCCATGTGGTAAAGAGAAAAAGCGGCATCCAAAGCGAGGGGAGGTAGTATGTTTGATTACCTGATCGTGGGTGCAGGCTTTGCAGGCAGCGTACTGGCGGAGCGGCTGGCATCGCAACTGAACAGAAAGGTGCTGATCATCGACAGGCGGAACCACATTGCCGGCAACGCTTACGACCATTACAACGAGGAAGGGGTACTGGTGCACAAGTATGGCCCGCACATCTTCCACACCAACTCCAAAGAGGTGTTCGAGTACCTGTCACGGTTCACAGCCTGGCGCCCCTACGAGCACCGGGTGCTGGCCAGCGTGGACGGGCAGTTGGTGCCCATTCCGATTAACCTCGACACCATCAACAAACTGTACGGCCTTAACCTGACTGCCTTTGATGTTGACGGCTTCTTTAAGTCTGTGGCGGAGGAGGTATTGCCGGTTCGTACTTCGGAGGATGTGGTGGTGAGCCGGGTGGGGCGCGAGCTGTATGAGAAGTTCTTCCGCAACTATACGCGCAAGCAGTGGGGCATGGACCCCTCGGAGCTGGACAAGTCGGTCACCTCACGGGTGCCGGTACGCACCAACCGCGACGACCGCTACTTTACCGACACCTACCAGGCCATGCCGTTGCACGGGTACACGGCCATGTTCGAAAAGCTCCTGGCGCACCCTAACATCAAAATCATGCTTAATACAGATTACCATGAAATTCTGGGCCTGATTCCGTTCCGGGAGATGGTTTACACCGGCCCCGTGGATGAATATTTTGGTTTCAAGTATGGCAAACTGCGTTACCGCTCGCTGGAGTTCAGGCATGAGACACTGGATAAGTCCGTACACTTACCTGCCGCCGTAGTCAACTACCCCAACGAGCATGCTTATACCCGCATCACGGAATTTAAATACCTGACAGGGCAGCAGCACCCGAAAACCAGCATTGTGTATGAGTACCCGCAGGCCGAGGGCGACCCCTATTACCCCGTGCCGCGGCCTGAGAACGCAGCGATCTACAACAAGTATAAAAAGCTGGCCGACGCTACCCCAGGTGTATACTTTGTGGGCCGGCTGGCCACCTACAAATACTATAACATGGACCAGGTGGTGGCCCAGGCGCTCACCCTGTTTAGAAAAATAGCGGAGCTGGAAAGATCGGAACTGCTTGACAGCGTAAAAAAACCAAGGCCTAATGGCTCAAAACAGCACGGTGCAGAACTCAACATCGGTAAGAGCGGGTATGGGGAAGCTGTTTAATGCTGTGAGCATCCCCGCTTGATCATCAGCAAGAATTAACCCTGT is a window of Pontibacter kalidii DNA encoding:
- the glf gene encoding UDP-galactopyranose mutase, which codes for MFDYLIVGAGFAGSVLAERLASQLNRKVLIIDRRNHIAGNAYDHYNEEGVLVHKYGPHIFHTNSKEVFEYLSRFTAWRPYEHRVLASVDGQLVPIPINLDTINKLYGLNLTAFDVDGFFKSVAEEVLPVRTSEDVVVSRVGRELYEKFFRNYTRKQWGMDPSELDKSVTSRVPVRTNRDDRYFTDTYQAMPLHGYTAMFEKLLAHPNIKIMLNTDYHEILGLIPFREMVYTGPVDEYFGFKYGKLRYRSLEFRHETLDKSVHLPAAVVNYPNEHAYTRITEFKYLTGQQHPKTSIVYEYPQAEGDPYYPVPRPENAAIYNKYKKLADATPGVYFVGRLATYKYYNMDQVVAQALTLFRKIAELERSELLDSVKKPRPNGSKQHGAELNIGKSGYGEAV